In the genome of Gloeotrichia echinulata CP02, one region contains:
- a CDS encoding condensation domain-containing protein, translating to MWVEILIPQKYNILRSHLRNVGSKDLTQALKALSQQEGVTLFMTLLAAFETLLFRYSEQSDIIVGSAIAGRNQAETNWLIGFFVNTLVLRTVSRRLPIKILVVKIGISNHG from the coding sequence ATGTGGGTTGAAATACTCATCCCTCAAAAATACAACATTTTGCGATCGCACCTGCGGAATGTGGGATCAAAAGACCTCACCCAAGCGCTCAAAGCTCTAAGTCAACAAGAAGGCGTCACCCTGTTTATGACATTGCTGGCCGCGTTTGAGACATTGCTGTTTCGCTATTCTGAGCAATCAGATATTATTGTCGGTTCTGCGATCGCTGGTCGCAACCAAGCAGAAACTAATTGGTTAATTGGCTTTTTTGTCAATACTTTGGTGTTACGCACGGTTTCCCGCCGACTTCCAATAAAAATCTTGGTCGTAAAGATTGGAATTAGTAACCACGGTTGA
- a CDS encoding DUF29 domain-containing protein, protein MAASQPITSINSNLYDQDFYLWIETTAQQLKAGNFAEVDLVNLIEEIECMGRSEKRALKSNLVVILMHLLKYKPEKRTNSWLSSIFEHQRRLKEGLAESPSLKNYFLSAFRECYQDARKQAAIETGLSLDTFPVESPFTADECLNEDFLPESF, encoded by the coding sequence ATGGCAGCGTCTCAACCAATAACCTCGATCAATTCCAATCTTTACGATCAAGATTTTTATCTGTGGATAGAGACGACGGCTCAACAATTAAAAGCCGGTAATTTTGCTGAGGTTGATTTAGTTAATCTGATTGAAGAAATCGAATGCATGGGGAGAAGTGAAAAAAGAGCATTAAAAAGTAATTTAGTAGTTATTTTAATGCACTTACTAAAATATAAACCAGAGAAACGCACTAATAGTTGGCTATCTAGTATATTTGAGCATCAACGGAGACTCAAAGAAGGTTTGGCGGAGAGTCCAAGTTTAAAAAACTATTTTTTGTCAGCATTTAGGGAATGTTATCAAGATGCAAGAAAGCAAGCAGCTATAGAAACTGGTTTGTCCCTTGATACTTTTCCGGTTGAGTCGCCTTTTACTGCAGATGAATGTTTGAATGAAGACTTTTTACCTGAATCATTCTAG